From Humisphaera borealis, the proteins below share one genomic window:
- a CDS encoding acylphosphatase: MGRRTIHFAGRVQGVGFRYTARNIALQYDVRGYVRNLPDGRVELVLEGSEPQIDRVVEELRRKMSCFVRGVTMQNAPATGEFDQFSIRH; this comes from the coding sequence ATGGGCCGACGGACCATCCATTTTGCCGGCCGAGTGCAGGGCGTCGGCTTCCGTTACACCGCACGAAATATCGCACTGCAATACGACGTCCGCGGCTACGTTCGCAACCTTCCCGACGGGCGGGTCGAACTGGTGCTGGAAGGTTCCGAGCCGCAGATCGACCGCGTGGTCGAAGAGCTCCGCCGCAAGATGAGCTGCTTTGTTCGCGGCGTCACCATGCAGAACGCACCGGCGACCGGGGAGTTCGATCAGTTTTCCATCCGACATTAA